A portion of the Mesobacillus sp. AQ2 genome contains these proteins:
- a CDS encoding GyrI-like domain-containing protein, which produces MQAKVVKKEAFKAVGVKWIGTFEQAARGEIKTFHHEFLERKNQIKNAIEPENILGLSYHNTEHGFTYYLALEVKDTQSIPEEMEFITVPAYTFASLEYKGSAVHEAYTSLYTWVKEKGYTLIQNDLEHLEEYPGSFDPLKDAPELKIHIPIMI; this is translated from the coding sequence ATGCAAGCAAAGGTAGTCAAAAAAGAAGCATTTAAAGCAGTGGGAGTTAAATGGATTGGAACTTTTGAACAGGCAGCCAGAGGGGAAATTAAGACTTTTCATCACGAATTCCTTGAAAGAAAGAATCAGATTAAAAATGCTATCGAGCCTGAAAACATTTTGGGGCTATCTTATCACAACACAGAACATGGCTTTACATATTATCTTGCCCTTGAAGTGAAAGATACTCAGTCTATACCTGAAGAAATGGAGTTCATTACGGTTCCGGCGTATACATTTGCCAGCTTAGAATATAAAGGATCAGCAGTGCATGAAGCATATACAAGTTTGTATACTTGGGTCAAAGAAAAAGGTTATACCTTAATACAAAATGATTTGGAGCATCTGGAAGAGTATCCAGGAAGCTTTGATCCTTTAAAAGATGCACCTGAACTGAAGATTCATATTCCAATTATGATTTAG
- a CDS encoding DUF4257 domain-containing protein yields MLENMIFAMVIGGFVGLTAHVRKRGKIIMPRKTKKFIYLGFLEEILTGSLAAALLVVSSEADSMLRVFLMSIMAGFGGDALLRGLELFRISSGNNGGEDIGNEKTNTSA; encoded by the coding sequence TTGTTAGAAAACATGATTTTCGCAATGGTCATTGGTGGATTTGTTGGACTGACGGCACATGTAAGAAAACGCGGCAAAATCATCATGCCAAGAAAAACAAAGAAATTTATCTACCTCGGTTTTCTTGAAGAAATCCTTACAGGTTCCTTAGCAGCAGCACTGTTGGTAGTCTCATCCGAGGCTGACTCAATGCTCCGGGTATTTTTAATGTCCATAATGGCTGGTTTCGGGGGGGATGCCTTACTAAGAGGACTGGAATTATTCCGAATAAGCAGCGGTAATAATGGCGGGGAGGATATTGGCAATGAAAAAACCAATACCTCAGCCTGA
- a CDS encoding NUDIX domain-containing protein, translated as MFILNVEGAIQREGKWLIIERSTKEEHAGGQLSLVGGKVENEGFSKDLLERTLKRELFEEVGIEINCNLKYLRSSSFVLPDGREVLDLVFHCVIETGEPFAKSPDEVEAVYWMSAEEIYANSKAPIWLKESIEEAERYVQSSTMKATN; from the coding sequence ATGTTTATATTGAATGTGGAAGGTGCGATCCAGAGAGAGGGAAAATGGCTCATTATTGAGAGGAGTACAAAGGAAGAACACGCTGGAGGGCAATTATCACTTGTTGGCGGCAAAGTAGAAAATGAAGGATTTTCTAAAGACTTGCTTGAGCGGACCTTGAAAAGGGAGCTATTTGAGGAAGTCGGAATCGAAATTAATTGCAATTTGAAATATCTGCGAAGCAGCTCGTTTGTACTGCCTGACGGGAGAGAAGTACTCGACCTGGTGTTCCATTGTGTCATTGAAACAGGAGAACCGTTTGCAAAAAGTCCGGATGAGGTGGAGGCGGTATATTGGATGTCTGCAGAAGAAATTTATGCAAATTCAAAAGCACCAATCTGGTTAAAGGAAAGCATAGAGGAAGCCGAGCGTTATGTTCAATCTTCGACAATGAAGGCCACCAATTAA
- a CDS encoding kinase — protein sequence MSNHKHRLIIGIDGLSRSGKTTIVKKLAALLEEYEMKSQIIHLDDHIVDRTKRYGTGEAEWKEYYYLQWEVEKLEEILFEKLQQENELVLPFYDEQLDQQVYKKLDLTGKKVVLVEGIFLQREEWKAYLDYAIFIDCPREIRFRRENARTRKNIEKFENRYWKAEDYYLEKLNPRVKADKVLTCHQLVDAPFCIEGDSE from the coding sequence ATGAGTAATCATAAGCATAGATTGATCATTGGCATTGACGGGCTCAGCCGGTCAGGGAAAACGACCATTGTAAAGAAGTTGGCTGCATTGCTCGAAGAATACGAAATGAAAAGCCAGATCATCCATTTGGATGACCATATTGTCGATCGGACGAAAAGATATGGAACCGGTGAAGCGGAGTGGAAGGAGTATTATTACTTGCAGTGGGAAGTTGAGAAACTGGAGGAAATATTATTTGAAAAACTCCAACAAGAAAATGAACTGGTGCTTCCATTCTATGATGAGCAACTGGATCAGCAAGTATATAAAAAGCTGGACTTAACAGGCAAGAAGGTTGTTTTGGTCGAAGGGATATTCCTGCAGCGGGAAGAATGGAAAGCGTATCTGGACTATGCCATTTTTATCGATTGCCCACGTGAAATAAGATTTCGGAGGGAAAATGCCCGAACTCGGAAGAATATCGAAAAGTTCGAGAATAGATATTGGAAAGCGGAGGATTATTATCTGGAAAAGCTCAATCCGAGGGTGAAAGCCGATAAAGTCCTAACATGTCATCAATTGGTGGACGCTCCATTTTGTATAGAAGGTGATAGTGAATGA
- a CDS encoding DUF4253 domain-containing protein, with protein sequence MNWKKIFSIGGGSNQDSNIADLGIPDEVLSIISKFTTGKLKPFYKTDLYTDKRGEIIGVCMEVKQDQAENLVLKMRKEMEVLGFLPFICDTEHNKVCISQVSDQFDIIKIQQTNGDNYDISNEMVVSKLKEWHLRYPFTIIGADFDWVEATFQVIPDGKNLRSFATEMYKFCPDIVEQGSGSINGLMEELKESKKLFLWWD encoded by the coding sequence ATGAATTGGAAAAAAATATTTAGCATTGGCGGAGGTTCAAACCAAGACAGTAATATAGCTGACCTGGGGATTCCTGATGAGGTGCTTTCCATCATAAGTAAATTCACCACTGGCAAGTTGAAGCCGTTCTATAAAACAGATCTGTATACAGATAAGAGGGGAGAAATCATAGGAGTCTGTATGGAGGTAAAACAGGATCAAGCGGAAAATCTTGTTTTAAAAATGAGAAAGGAAATGGAGGTATTAGGATTCCTCCCTTTTATATGTGATACCGAACATAATAAGGTGTGTATCAGCCAAGTTTCAGACCAGTTTGACATCATTAAAATTCAGCAAACCAATGGAGATAACTATGATATTAGCAACGAAATGGTTGTTTCCAAACTGAAGGAGTGGCATCTCAGGTATCCATTCACCATCATAGGGGCGGATTTTGACTGGGTGGAAGCCACGTTCCAGGTAATTCCTGATGGTAAAAATTTGAGGTCTTTCGCCACCGAAATGTATAAATTCTGTCCAGACATCGTTGAGCAAGGGTCAGGTTCAATCAATGGATTAATGGAAGAATTGAAAGAGTCGAAGAAATTATTCTTATGGTGGGACTGA
- a CDS encoding DUF2332 domain-containing protein, whose product MDSKIFEKFKHFAVHECWGSSPLYECLSLKIAEDREMLELASKVRIGQPVPNLLLGAVHYLLMQGYEHPLAEFYPSLTDNPRESDEAFAAFVDFCREYREEITEIIESKIVQTNEVRRCSYLYPVFSHIYRMVQKPLALIEIGTSAGLQLFLDQYSYSYGTGQIYGKTDSPVHLTSKIEGQNNLFSEMDIPKVKTRIGIDLHINDVKNMEDYLWLNALIWPEHHERRELFEKAANFVANQSLRLIEGDGAEMLSSLAGEIPDEQVICVFHTHVANQMPGTTKKKLLDQVKEIGERRDIFHIYNNIYDSRLHLDYYLDGKESLNTIGETEGHGRWFSLNL is encoded by the coding sequence ATGGATTCAAAGATTTTCGAGAAGTTTAAACATTTTGCTGTTCATGAATGCTGGGGATCAAGTCCATTATATGAATGTCTTTCTTTAAAAATAGCTGAGGATCGGGAAATGCTTGAACTTGCAAGTAAAGTGAGGATTGGCCAGCCGGTGCCAAATTTGCTTTTGGGGGCAGTACATTATTTGCTGATGCAAGGGTATGAGCATCCACTTGCTGAATTTTACCCAAGCCTGACTGACAATCCACGGGAGAGTGATGAAGCTTTTGCTGCTTTCGTGGATTTTTGCCGGGAATATAGAGAAGAGATCACTGAGATAATTGAAAGCAAAATCGTTCAGACAAATGAGGTAAGGCGCTGTTCTTATCTATACCCGGTTTTCAGCCATATTTACCGAATGGTCCAAAAACCATTGGCCTTGATTGAAATCGGGACTAGTGCGGGCTTGCAGCTTTTCCTGGATCAATATAGCTATTCATATGGTACAGGCCAAATATATGGGAAAACTGATTCGCCTGTTCACTTAACATCAAAGATCGAAGGACAAAATAATCTATTTAGTGAAATGGACATCCCTAAGGTGAAGACGAGGATTGGAATCGACCTGCATATTAATGATGTGAAGAATATGGAGGATTATCTTTGGCTTAATGCTCTCATTTGGCCGGAACATCATGAAAGGCGGGAACTGTTTGAAAAAGCAGCGAACTTTGTGGCTAACCAGTCTTTGAGATTAATAGAAGGGGATGGAGCAGAAATGCTCAGCTCCCTTGCTGGTGAAATCCCTGATGAGCAGGTAATCTGCGTTTTTCATACCCATGTTGCCAACCAAATGCCCGGCACAACCAAGAAAAAGCTTTTGGACCAAGTAAAAGAGATTGGTGAAAGAAGGGACATCTTTCATATTTACAATAATATCTACGACTCAAGGCTCCACCTGGATTACTATCTGGATGGAAAAGAAAGCCTGAACACAATCGGGGAAACCGAGGGTCATGGCCGCTGGTTCAGCTTGAATCTTTAG
- a CDS encoding DUF402 domain-containing protein — MNETLLKRRYGDRADWIRVSQKEFKQGFFEEDGFRGYVTSLKVNKVTEPLFFQYEDKKVCIVNDGFTWLQHFPEGKRHSVTTMFNSQGEVVQWYIDICLRNGVENNRPYWDDLFLDIIIMPTGEIYYKDHDELEEALLTGVINEELYNIAITEAKQIKKLIESNEFELFQLTKNHKEYFDRKD; from the coding sequence ATGAATGAGACTTTGCTAAAAAGAAGGTACGGTGACCGCGCCGATTGGATAAGGGTTAGCCAGAAGGAGTTCAAACAGGGATTTTTTGAAGAGGATGGCTTCCGAGGGTATGTAACTTCATTGAAAGTAAATAAAGTCACTGAACCATTATTTTTTCAATACGAAGATAAAAAGGTTTGTATAGTAAACGATGGATTTACCTGGCTGCAGCATTTTCCAGAAGGAAAACGCCATTCCGTCACAACCATGTTCAATTCCCAAGGGGAGGTTGTTCAGTGGTATATCGACATTTGCCTTAGAAATGGGGTTGAAAACAACCGTCCCTATTGGGATGACTTGTTTCTGGATATTATCATAATGCCAACCGGAGAAATCTACTATAAAGATCATGATGAACTAGAGGAAGCACTTTTAACAGGAGTGATTAATGAGGAATTATATAACATCGCAATAACCGAGGCCAAGCAAATTAAGAAACTGATTGAATCAAATGAATTTGAATTGTTTCAACTGACCAAGAACCATAAAGAGTATTTCGACCGGAAGGATTGA
- a CDS encoding aminoglycoside 6-adenylyltransferase, with translation MNLSRDRHEVLLKAVADFTGDEKVRAIYLGGSLAKGNYDNYSDIDLHIIVEDISLEDFIRNKRQRSLNWGNVLFFEDSHPDSPVVVAHFDSFVKADTWYKTKGQVKPSIWLKGLEVLYDPGDILTDIFEESSRIEIVLDSEAVEFWKGKILAFYHETYRAVMRKDWYYALANLDRVRWLIAGGWYMEAGNHLDSSYGVWSKVEGERSLLNERQLSLLAKWHCKREKEQILGALTLMFPEVMRLYRVLHKKAGLETDEEEFRRIIEMVL, from the coding sequence ATGAATTTATCGAGAGACCGTCATGAAGTTTTACTAAAAGCAGTTGCAGACTTTACTGGCGATGAAAAAGTAAGGGCAATTTATCTTGGCGGGTCATTGGCAAAAGGAAATTATGATAACTATTCAGATATAGATTTACATATTATTGTTGAGGATATCAGTCTGGAAGATTTTATTCGCAATAAAAGGCAGCGCTCTTTGAATTGGGGAAATGTTTTATTTTTTGAAGACAGTCACCCGGATTCACCAGTTGTGGTCGCACATTTTGATTCCTTTGTTAAAGCGGACACTTGGTATAAAACTAAAGGACAAGTGAAGCCTTCAATTTGGCTGAAAGGCTTGGAGGTTTTGTATGATCCTGGTGATATATTAACAGATATTTTCGAAGAATCTTCAAGGATTGAAATTGTGTTAGATTCAGAAGCTGTTGAGTTTTGGAAAGGTAAGATATTGGCTTTTTACCATGAAACATACCGCGCTGTAATGCGAAAAGATTGGTACTATGCATTGGCAAACCTGGACCGGGTAAGATGGTTGATTGCTGGCGGCTGGTATATGGAAGCCGGCAATCATCTGGATTCTTCATATGGTGTTTGGTCTAAGGTTGAAGGAGAAAGAAGTTTATTGAATGAGCGGCAATTATCCTTGCTGGCCAAATGGCATTGTAAAAGAGAAAAGGAACAAATTTTGGGGGCATTAACATTAATGTTTCCAGAAGTAATGAGATTATATAGAGTTCTACATAAAAAGGCAGGACTGGAAACGGATGAAGAAGAGTTCAGGAGAATCATTGAAATGGTGTTATGA
- a CDS encoding N-acetyltransferase, whose protein sequence is MKSDDYFIRSEVIKDIHGIRVLNQAAFVNGENEARLVELIRDSENFIPDLSMVAVDENGEIIGHILFSIISLLAKKGVIPTIALAPMAVKPGYQNSGIGSALVKEGLNKCKSLGYQHVFVLGHPNFYPKFGFQPSKNFGVNAPFPVPNEVFMAIELEQGSLNGLEGKIEYPPAFSAVS, encoded by the coding sequence ATGAAGAGCGATGATTATTTTATTCGTTCTGAAGTTATTAAAGATATTCATGGTATCAGGGTTTTAAATCAAGCGGCTTTTGTAAATGGTGAAAATGAAGCACGTTTGGTTGAACTAATCAGGGATTCCGAAAATTTCATTCCTGACTTAAGCATGGTAGCTGTTGACGAGAACGGAGAAATCATCGGACATATTCTTTTCAGCATCATCAGTCTTCTTGCAAAAAAAGGAGTGATCCCAACAATCGCTCTCGCTCCAATGGCTGTGAAGCCCGGATATCAAAATAGCGGAATCGGTTCAGCACTCGTCAAGGAAGGTTTAAATAAATGCAAGTCTTTAGGATATCAACATGTATTTGTACTTGGCCATCCGAATTTTTACCCTAAATTCGGGTTTCAGCCCTCGAAGAATTTCGGTGTCAACGCTCCCTTTCCAGTACCAAATGAAGTGTTCATGGCAATCGAGCTTGAGCAGGGCTCATTGAATGGTTTAGAAGGAAAAATAGAATATCCCCCAGCTTTTAGTGCAGTAAGCTGA
- a CDS encoding ATP-dependent DNA helicase has product MTKNLPFTITKNDTFFDLLGDYIGDVFYDILPEKGYELRDEQIYMAFQVEQAFKNKGIVFAEAGVGTGKTFVYLIYAILYARYMGKPAIVSCSDETLIEQLVKEGGDIEKLEQALGLKVDVRLAKAREQYVCIKKLDELSNTSDDMEILDVHDQLPDFIFDEGISMNSFSRYGDRKEYPWVTNEKWSQMAWDPLQQCSTCSWRHRCGQTLNRDYYRHAGDLIICSHDFYMEHVWTKESRKREGQMPLLPEASTVIFDEGHLLEFAAQKGLTYRFNSQTLTTVLTGYMHQDVREESLYLIEDIIELHDSWFDLLVENSTAVEGSNRKEVAKHPAIRKTAETLEKKVSELMDQLVFDAEMFLIDEYHLKIMEEYLEFFAYGLSIFLKNDEGIFWLEENEVQSSLVIMPRLVEDILKKEVFAQNIPFVFSSATLSQVGDFNYIAKSLGIEKYTSFTVASPFDYQEQMEIKVHVQDAENQKWEKIGTDLRTASGSSLVLFSSMQEMERFRVWSDQQEWDFDILFEGDREISETVKDFQNVKSTVLCSYSLWEGLDVPGESLTQVIIASLPFPPHDPVFQAKRKHAANPSAEVDVPYMLLRLRQGIGRLIRSSQDEGAVHLWLTGKQKAEFMEEITAVLPVSGIH; this is encoded by the coding sequence ATGACAAAAAATCTTCCATTTACCATCACTAAAAATGATACATTCTTTGATTTATTAGGGGATTACATTGGTGATGTTTTTTATGATATTTTGCCTGAAAAGGGCTATGAGTTGCGCGACGAACAGATTTATATGGCTTTCCAGGTGGAACAGGCCTTTAAGAACAAAGGGATTGTGTTTGCGGAAGCTGGTGTAGGAACAGGCAAGACATTCGTTTACTTGATTTACGCGATCCTCTACGCTCGTTATATGGGGAAGCCTGCAATTGTATCCTGCTCAGATGAAACACTGATCGAACAGCTTGTAAAAGAGGGCGGAGACATCGAAAAACTCGAGCAGGCATTGGGACTTAAAGTGGACGTCCGGCTGGCAAAAGCGAGAGAGCAATATGTATGTATCAAGAAGCTTGATGAGCTTTCGAACACCTCTGACGACATGGAAATTCTTGATGTCCATGACCAACTGCCAGATTTTATTTTTGATGAAGGCATTTCCATGAATTCATTCAGCCGGTACGGTGACCGAAAGGAATATCCTTGGGTCACCAATGAAAAATGGTCTCAGATGGCGTGGGATCCACTTCAGCAATGCTCGACATGCAGCTGGCGCCATCGCTGCGGGCAAACATTGAATCGTGATTACTACCGGCATGCCGGAGACTTGATTATTTGTTCTCATGATTTTTACATGGAGCATGTGTGGACAAAAGAATCACGGAAAAGAGAGGGCCAGATGCCTTTGCTGCCTGAAGCGAGCACCGTCATATTTGATGAAGGTCATCTGCTTGAATTCGCAGCGCAAAAAGGGCTGACATACAGATTTAATTCGCAAACTCTGACGACTGTGTTAACAGGCTATATGCATCAGGATGTCAGGGAGGAATCTCTCTATTTAATCGAGGACATCATAGAGCTGCATGACTCATGGTTCGACCTGCTGGTTGAGAACTCTACTGCTGTTGAGGGTTCGAATCGAAAAGAAGTTGCGAAGCATCCTGCAATCAGGAAGACAGCTGAAACTTTGGAAAAGAAGGTCAGCGAATTAATGGACCAGCTGGTATTTGACGCAGAAATGTTCCTGATTGATGAATACCACTTAAAAATCATGGAAGAATATCTCGAGTTTTTTGCATATGGTCTATCGATCTTCCTGAAGAACGATGAAGGGATTTTCTGGCTTGAAGAGAATGAAGTTCAGTCTTCACTCGTCATCATGCCTCGTCTGGTAGAGGACATTCTGAAAAAAGAAGTTTTTGCACAAAATATCCCGTTTGTTTTTTCTTCAGCAACTTTATCCCAGGTAGGGGACTTCAACTATATAGCGAAGAGTCTCGGAATTGAAAAATATACTTCCTTCACGGTTGCATCACCGTTTGATTATCAAGAGCAAATGGAAATTAAAGTGCATGTTCAGGATGCTGAAAATCAAAAATGGGAGAAAATAGGTACGGATCTGCGTACTGCAAGCGGGAGCTCACTGGTTTTGTTTTCTTCCATGCAGGAAATGGAAAGGTTCAGAGTATGGTCCGATCAACAGGAGTGGGATTTTGACATCCTGTTTGAAGGCGACCGTGAGATTAGTGAAACCGTAAAAGACTTCCAGAATGTCAAAAGCACTGTACTTTGCTCATACAGTTTATGGGAAGGTCTTGATGTCCCCGGTGAATCATTGACCCAGGTCATCATTGCTTCATTGCCATTCCCGCCTCATGACCCGGTCTTCCAGGCAAAAAGGAAGCATGCGGCCAACCCTTCTGCAGAAGTAGACGTTCCATACATGCTGCTTCGGTTAAGACAGGGAATAGGCAGGTTGATCAGGAGCAGCCAGGACGAAGGTGCCGTCCATTTATGGCTTACTGGTAAGCAAAAAGCAGAATTTATGGAAGAAATAACAGCAGTGCTTCCTGTTAGTGGCATTCATTAG
- the lexA gene encoding transcriptional repressor LexA: MTKLSKRQQDIFEFIKGEVKKKGYPPSVREIGEAVGLASSSTVHGHLARLESKGLIRRDPTKPRAIEILEIEEENRIPKYNVVNVPVVGKVTAGMPITAIENVEEYFPLPDRLVPHDEQVFMLEIMGDSMIEAGILDGDYVIVKQQKTANNGDIVVAMTEDDEATVKRFFKEKDYFRLQPENSSMEPIILRNVSILGKVIGVYRHMH, translated from the coding sequence ATGACAAAGTTATCAAAGCGGCAACAAGATATTTTTGAATTCATAAAAGGTGAAGTCAAGAAAAAAGGATATCCGCCATCCGTACGTGAAATCGGCGAAGCAGTTGGACTGGCATCAAGTTCCACGGTACACGGCCACCTTGCAAGGCTCGAAAGCAAAGGGCTGATCAGACGCGATCCAACAAAACCGCGTGCAATTGAAATACTGGAAATCGAAGAGGAAAACCGTATCCCTAAATATAATGTTGTCAACGTGCCTGTTGTCGGTAAAGTAACAGCCGGTATGCCAATTACGGCTATTGAGAATGTTGAAGAATACTTCCCGCTTCCAGACCGCCTTGTTCCTCATGATGAGCAGGTTTTCATGCTCGAAATCATGGGTGACAGTATGATAGAGGCTGGTATCCTGGATGGAGATTATGTAATCGTCAAGCAGCAAAAGACAGCCAATAACGGAGACATTGTAGTAGCAATGACTGAGGATGACGAAGCAACTGTTAAACGTTTCTTCAAGGAGAAGGACTATTTCAGGCTCCAGCCGGAAAATTCATCAATGGAACCGATTATCCTTCGGAATGTATCGATTCTTGGTAAAGTCATTGGTGTATACCGTCATATGCACTAA
- a CDS encoding LysM peptidoglycan-binding domain-containing protein has protein sequence MKRLWENYSYALILLAVSLIFSLVAKANLHNDDAYITVTIEEGQSLWEIAETYASEHRLSKNDFVSWVEKENGIVGERVFPGDELVIPVTAEYLEPTQIAGAER, from the coding sequence ATGAAAAGACTATGGGAAAACTATTCTTACGCTTTAATCCTTCTTGCTGTCAGCCTGATTTTTTCGCTGGTGGCAAAAGCAAATTTACATAACGATGATGCATACATAACTGTTACTATAGAAGAAGGGCAGTCACTATGGGAGATTGCAGAGACGTACGCCAGTGAGCATCGTTTATCGAAAAATGATTTCGTGAGCTGGGTAGAAAAGGAAAATGGGATTGTTGGAGAAAGGGTTTTTCCGGGAGATGAACTTGTCATCCCGGTGACGGCTGAATATCTGGAGCCAACACAGATTGCCGGGGCTGAAAGATAA
- a CDS encoding recombinase family protein translates to MKAIIYCRVSTTKETQETSLARQEEELLRLAEQYGFEVMNIIKEQASGYDLERDGILELLELIKDKSVGAVLIQDETRLGRGNAKVAILHCILKENVKLYSISHSGELQLSESDSMVLQIVSMVEEYQRKIHNIKIKRGMKRAVEHGYKPQRNLKNQGEHSGRERKDMPIAEIVRLRNNGLTFAEIAATLKGFGYNVSKATVNRRYLEHIESNEE, encoded by the coding sequence ATGAAAGCGATTATTTATTGCCGGGTAAGTACCACGAAAGAAACGCAGGAAACTTCGCTTGCCAGGCAGGAGGAAGAATTGCTCCGCCTTGCAGAACAGTATGGATTTGAAGTGATGAACATCATCAAGGAACAAGCCAGCGGGTATGACCTTGAAAGGGACGGGATCCTTGAACTGCTGGAGCTGATAAAGGACAAGTCAGTCGGTGCCGTATTGATTCAGGATGAGACCAGACTTGGCAGGGGTAATGCAAAGGTAGCTATTCTCCATTGCATATTAAAGGAGAACGTTAAGTTATACAGCATCTCTCACAGCGGGGAACTTCAGCTTTCTGAATCGGATTCCATGGTGCTCCAGATTGTCAGTATGGTAGAAGAATATCAGAGGAAAATCCATAACATAAAGATTAAACGCGGAATGAAACGTGCGGTTGAACATGGATACAAGCCTCAGCGCAATCTCAAAAATCAGGGCGAGCATTCCGGCAGGGAACGTAAAGATATGCCGATAGCAGAGATTGTCAGGCTGCGGAATAATGGCCTTACTTTTGCTGAAATTGCCGCTACTCTGAAAGGATTTGGCTACAATGTATCCAAGGCAACAGTGAATCGGCGATACCTTGAACATATAGAATCAAATGAGGAATGA
- a CDS encoding DUF896 domain-containing protein encodes MLSSDKIARINELARKAKTSTLTEEEAKEQTKLRAEYLQSFRSSMLNTLKGVTIVDPEGNDVTPEKLKEEKLKNKLH; translated from the coding sequence ATGCTATCAAGTGATAAAATTGCTAGAATCAATGAACTGGCAAGGAAAGCAAAAACATCAACGCTGACAGAAGAGGAAGCAAAGGAACAGACAAAGCTTCGAGCCGAGTATCTCCAGTCATTCCGTTCTTCTATGCTGAATACACTAAAGGGAGTTACCATTGTTGATCCAGAAGGCAATGATGTTACACCTGAAAAACTAAAAGAAGAAAAATTGAAGAATAAACTTCATTAA